In Streptomyces sp. Li-HN-5-11, the sequence GCGGCTGCAGCGCGGGATCGGCGTCCTCCAGCAGCAAGAGCCCGCCGGGACGCAGCGCCTTGATCATGGAAAGCAACGCCTTCGCCCGGTCCGGCACGTGAACCAGGACGAGCCGGGCGTGCACCAGGTCGAAGTCCTCCCCCGGCGGCTCGTCGGCGGCCACGTCGTGGACGCGTACCTCGACCGGCGGACGGCCCGCCCCGGCGACCCGTGAGGTGTCGATGTCGGTCGCGACCACCCTGCCTCCGGGACCGACCCGCTCGGCCAGCCAGGAGACCACGGAGGTGCCGCCGGCACCGACCTCCCAGCAGCGCCACCCGGGTCCGACGCCGAGTCCTTCGAGATGCCGGAACGTCGTGGGATCGAAGAGCGTGGTGAAGGCGTCGAAACGCTCTCCCGCCTCGTCCTGCCGGTTGTCGAGCAGATATCCGTCGCTGTGCGCCATGCACGGATCATCCCAGTCGCCCGCCGCAGAGGTGGCGACGACCACCGCTCCGGGCGTCCGCGACCAGCGGCTCAGAGCCCTCAACGGTCCGGACGCGAGCGGGAACGCCGGTCCGTCCACAGCAACGCCGGTCCGTCCACAGCAGGGAACCAAGCGGAATGCATCGTTTCCACAGGCTTACCCGCCGCTCACGTCCGCCTGGCAGACTGGCGCGCCAAAGCGCGGGAGCGGCGCGAGGAGTTCACGCAAGGAGAGCCAGATGTCCATGGCAGGGAATCTGCGGAAGGTCACGGGCCTCGACAAGGTCGGCGGCCTCCGCAACATGGCGCGGCTCGGCCGACGGCGCCGCCGGGTCGACCTGAGCCATCCCGCCCGGTCACCCCTGGGCTCCTCGGTGGTGAACTGCGTCACGTACCGGGACGGTGTCCGGGTCCCGGAACCCGGCACTCTGGTGGACGCCGTGACGCGGGTCCGCAAGAACCGCGCCGATTTCGTCTGGCTGGGTCTGCACGAGCCGACCGACCAGGAGTTCGCGGGCATCGCCGAGCTCTTCGACCTGCACCCGCTGGCAGTCGAGGACGCGGTGGAGGCCCACCAGCGCCCGAAGCTGGAGCGGTACGGCGAGACGCTGTTCGCGGTGTTCAAGACGGTGTGCTACGTCGAGCACGAGGAACTGACGGCGACGAGCGAGGTGGTGAACACCGGCGAGATCATGGTGTTCGTCGGCGAGGACTTCGTGATCACGGTGCGGCACGGGCGGCACGGTTCGCTCGGTCCCCTGCGCGAGGAGCTGGAGTCCCGGCCGCAGCAGCTCGCCAAGGGGCCGGCCGCGGTGCTGCACGCGATCGCGGACCATGTGGTGGACGACTACCTGTCCGTGACCGACTCGGTCCAGGCGGACATCGACCAGGTGGAGTCCGACGTGTTCTCCGAGAACGGCTCACGCACCGACCCGGGGCGGATCTACCAGCTCAAGCGGGAGCTGCTGGAACTGAAGCGCGCCGTGGTACCGCTCGGCCGCCCGGTCGAGGACCTCGCCACGCGGCCGATCCGGGTGGTCGACCCGGAGATACAGGCCTACTTCCGGGACGTCCTGGACCACCTGATGCGGGCCAAGGAACAGACAGCCGCCTTCGACGAACTGCTCAACTCGATTCTGCAGGCCCACCTCGCGCAGGTGACGGTGGCGCAGAACGAGGACATGCGCAAGATCACGGCATGGGCCGCAGTGATCGCCGTGCCGACCATGGTGTGCGGGGTGTACGGCATGAACTTCGACTACATGCCGGAGCTGCACTGGCGGTTCGGCTATCCGTTGGTCATCGGCGTCATAACCGCCGCCTGCGTGGTGCTGTACCGCGGTTTCCGGCGCAACGGCTGGCTCTGAGGCCCGCATACCAGCGGCGGCCGCCCCGCTGGGAGGGCCCGCTCGGTCAGCTCCGCCAGGCCGGATGGCGCGGGTCGTCGGCGCGCACCAGGACGTCTGCCGAGCCGGCCGGGTCGGTCTCGGTCTCGTAGCGCTCGAAGGCGGGCAGCGTCCAGTGCTCCGCCTCCGGCGTGCGGCGGCGCAGTGCTCCCGCGGAAAGGAGGAGGTGGACGGTCAGGTCGAAGGGGAACCAGTGGCGCAGCAAGAAGGGGCCGTGCAGCAACAGCAGCCCGCCGGACGGGAGGTCGACGTATGAGCTGCGGGTGGCGCGGTCGGTGACCGGGTCCCACAGGTCGGGCAGGACCCGGCCGTCACCGCCGGGTTCGAGCGGTCCGAAGACCTCGCGCCACAGGGCGCCCGTGTCGAGCCAGCCGTTGTAGTACGACTCCGGGTCCCGGCGGCCGTGTTCCAGCCGGAGGGACGCCGGGCGCAGGAAGCCCTCGGCGCCCACGACCAGCGAAGGGCGGCCACGCAGGCGCAGCGCCTCCGCGACGCGCTCGGCCAGGTCGCCGGGGCGGGCGGCGGGAGCGCCGTCGAAGGCGATGCGCGCCCAGGGGCCGCCGTCACCGGGCTCCAGGTCGAGCAGCCGCTCGGCGAGGAGGTCAGCGAGTCGTTCCCAGGTGATCGCTTCGAGTCGCACACGGCCCATGATGCGTCAGGAAAGGATCGGACGGGCCTTCGGATCAGGCGGACCGTTCGGATCGTTTGGCTCCCGGCCTCTCCGCGGGAATGAACGCGGTATGGCACCTCTGTCAACTCCGCCGCGTCGGACCGGACTTGTCGTCATCCAGCCGCTTCGGCGGAGGCACTGCGCGGAGTGCTGCCGTGGGCCGTTGCCCTTGCTGGTTTTCGAGGAGGGCGCGCCCCGCTGTCTGGACTGCGCCGATCTCGGGCACCTGGTGTTCCTGCCCCGCGGCGACACCGCCCTGACGCGCAGGTCGCGGGAGGAGAGCACGCTGTCGGCGGTGGTGGTGCGGTTCAACCGGCGCAAGAGCCGGTACGAGCGGCAGGGCGTCCTCGTCGAGGAGGAAGCCCTGGCCCGGGCCGAGGAGCGGTGCCTTGCGGACGCCGAGGCCCGGCGCCGGCGCCGGGCGCGGGACGCGCGGCGGCGGGCGGCGGAGGACGTACGGTTCGCGGACGCGTTCGCGGCGGAGATCCGGCGGCTGTTTCCCGGCTGCCCGGACGACCGCGCGCGGGCCATCGCCGCGCACGCCTCGCTGCGCGGCAGCGGCCGGGTCGGGCGCAGTGCGGCGGGGCGTGCGCTGTCCGAGGGGGCGGTCACATCGGCGGTCGTGGCGTCCGTACGGCACCTGGACACGCCCTACGACCGACTGCTGATGGGCGGGGTGGCGCGGCACGAGGCGCGGCGGCGGACGGCCGCGCGCGTGGACACGGTGCTGCGGGCATGGCGGGAGCCGGGGGCCGGTGCCTGCTGAGGCTCGACGCAGGCGGCAGGCGGCAGGCGGCAGGCGGCAGGCGGCAGGGGAACGAATGGTGAGGGAGGCGAGTGATGGGTGAGGGTGACGGGAAGTGGTGGTGACATGATCGGAGAACCGTATGTCGCCCTGACGGTGCTGGGGGTGCTCGGGACCGGGCTGGTGGCCGGGGTGTTCTGCGGCTTCTCGACGTTCGTGATGAGGGGGCTGGCCGCGTTGCCGCCCGCGCAGGGCGTCGCCGCGATGAACGCGATCAACGCGGCCGCCGTAGGGCCGGCTTTCATGATCGTGTTCACCGGTACGGCCGTGGTGTGCGCGGTGATAGCCGTGGTCACGTTCGTGCTGTGGCCGAACCAGGCGACGGTGGAACTGCTGCTGGGCAGCGCGCTCTACCTGTTCGGCTCCTTCGGGCTCACCCTGGTCACGAACGTGCCCCGTAACGAGGCACTGTTCAGGCTGGACCCCGGCACGCCCGAGGCCGTGGCGTACTGGCCGACGTACGTACGCGAGTGGACCATGTGGAACCACATACGCGCCGTCGCCTCGGCGGCCGCGGCGCTGTCCTACGTGCTGGCCCTGACCTGAGAGAAAGCGCTGTCGCGGCACTCTGCGCGCGGGGGCGATGGGACGTATCGTGGCCGAAGAGTGCCACCTGGTGTCGCACGGCCTTGTCGTACGCGTACGAGGGAGACGGCCATGGCCGATCCCAAGGGTTTCATGACCACGCCCAGGCGGGAGTGGCCCCGCAGGCCCGTCGAGGAACGGGTCCGCGACTGGAACGAGGTGTACGTTCCGGGCGCGCTGCTGCCGATCATCAGCAAGCAGGCCGACCGCTGCATGGACTGCGGCATCCCGTTCTGCCACGACGCCTGCCCCCTGGGCAACCTGATCCCCGACTGGAACGACCTGGTCTCCCGGGAGGACTGGCGGGCGGCGAGCGACCGGTTGCACGCCACGAACAACTTCCCCGAGTTCACGGGACGGTTGTGTCCGGCGCCGTGCGAGGCGGGGTGTGTGCTCGCGATCAACCAGCCGGCCGTCACCATCAAGAACGTCGAGTGCGCCATCGCAGACCGGGCCTGGGAGGAGGGATTCCTCCCGCCGCAGCCGCCGGACCGGCTGTCCGGACGGACCGTCGCCGTGATCGGGTCGGGGCCGACCGGGCTCGCCGCGGCCCAGCAGCTCACCCGGGCCGGGCACACCGTGGCCGTGTACGAGAAGGACGACCGGCTCGGCGGCCTGATGCGCTACGGCATCCCCGCCTTCAAGATGGAGAAGCACCATCTGGAGCGGCGGCTGGAGCAGATGCGGGCGGAGGGAACCAAGTTCCGCACGGCCGCGGCGGTCGGGCGGGACGTCGGGGCCGCGGAGTTGCGTACGCGTTACGACGCCGTGGTGATCGCCACCGGAGCCGCGGCATGGCGCGAACTTCCCGTACCCGGCCGCGAGTTGGCCGGGATCCATCAGGCGATGGAGTATCTGCCGCTGGCCAACCGGGTGTGCGAGGGGGACATCGAGGCGTCGCCGATCTCCGCGGCGGGCAGGCACGTCGTCATCGTCGGCGGCGGTGACACGGGGGCCGACTGTCTGGGCACCGCTGTGCGCGAGGGTGCCGCGTCCGTGACCCAGCTGGACATCTACGCGCAGCCGGAGGCGGAGCGGAACGAGGACACCGAGCCGTGGCCCACCTATCCCAAGATCTACCGGCTGTCGGCCGCCCACCAGGAGGCGGGGCACCTGCGGACGGCGCCCGCCGCGGACGCCGACGCGCGCCTGTTCGCGGCGTCGACGCTCCACTTCACCGGCGACGCGGACGGGCACGTGCGCTCGCTCCACCTGGTCGAGGTGGACGCGCGGCGGCGCCCGCTGCCGGGCACCGGGCGCACGCTCCCGGCCGATCTCGTGCTGCTCGCGCTCGGGTTCTCCGGGCCGGACCGGCGGGACGGGCTCATCGACCAGCTGGGGCTCGAGCTGGCGCCACGCGGCACGATCCTGCGGGACGCGGGCTTCGCGACGAACGTGCCGGGCGTGTTCGCGGCGGGGGACGCCGCGCGCGGACAGTCGCTGATCGTGTGGGCGATCGCGGAGGGGCGGGCGGTGGCGGCGGCCGTCGACCGTTTCCTGACGGGACGTTCGAGGCTTCCGGCACCGATCGGGCCGTACGACCGGCCGATGACCGTGTGAGGAGAGCGGAAACCGAAGACGGGGACACCGAACACCGGGACACCGAAGACCGGGACGCCGGGAAGTGCGGACACCGGGAAGTGCGGACACCGGGACGCAGGAAAGCGGAGTGGCGCCGGCCCCGGCGGCCCACTGGCCGTCGGGGCCCCCGGACCGCACCGTGGGGCCGGTAGTCCCTGCGCCCGGTCGTCACCCCGTCAGGGTTTGCGCGCCACCGCCCCGTAGCCCGGAATGACGCCGTCATCCTGCCCTGGCACCGGCTCGCCGAGTTCCGGGTGCCAGTGGTGGACGACCTCGACTCCGGGCTCGACGAGTTCCAGCCCGTCGAAGAAGTGGGCGAACTCCTCGCGGGAGCGCAGGGCGAGGGTGACACCGGCCGCCTTGAGCTTCTCGGTGGCGGCGGCCGACTCCTGAGGGGTGAAGTCCGCGGTGGCGTGGGTCATCATCAGGTAGCTGCCGGAGGGGAGTTCGGCAAGCAGCCGGGCCACCAGGTCGTGCGCCCCCTCCTCGTCGGACACGAAGTGCAGCAGGGCGACCAGGGAGAGCGCCACGGGACGGGTGAAGTCCAGCACCTTCCCGGCCCCGTCCAGGATGGCCGCGGGATCGCGCACGTCGGCCTGCAGGTACTCGGTGACACCCTCGGGCGTGCTGCGCAGCAGGGCCGCCGCGTGGGCCAGCACTATGGGGTCGTTGTCGCAGTAGACGACGCGCGCGTCGGGCGCGACCTCCTGGGCGACCTGGTGCAGGTTCGGCTCGGTGGGGATACCGGTGCCGATGTCCAGGAACTGCCGTACGCCGTGGCCGGCCAGCCAGCGCGTCGCACGGTGCATGAACGCGCGGTTGACCTTGGCCATCACCGGCACCCTCGGGTCGAGGGCCAGCATCTGCCGGCCCATCGCCTCGTCGACCGGGTAGTTGTCCTTGCCGCCGAGGTACCAGTCGTACATCCGCGCGGGATGCGGCTTGCTGGTGTCGACCTGGACGGCGTTGTGGTCGGTGTTGTGGTCGGTGTCCTGCCCGGTCATGCGGCACCTCGTAGGCATCTGAAGTGGAATGTGGTCAAGTTAGTACCGGAGAGTCAGCAAGTTGCGACAAACAGAGATAAAGAGCCGAGAGAAAAACGACAAAGCCGAGAGAACAAGGGCTTTGCAGGATCCGGTCGGTCAGGAGAGCAGGAAGTCCGCCTCCCCCGCCTTGGCGCCCTCGATGAAGGCGGTCATCTCGTCGGTGGTGTAGATGAGGGCCGGTCCGTCCGGGTCGGTGGACTGGCGCACCGCGATGCGGCCGTCGGCGAGCTTCATCGCTTCCAGGCAGTTGCCTCCGTTGCCGCCGCTCCACGGCTTGTGCCAGCCTTCGCTGCCCAGTTCCCGGGCGGGCATGCCGTTGTAGATGCGCTGGCCGCGGATCCTCGGCCTGGGCTGGGACGTGATGCGATCCATTACAGCTCCTTGCGGAGATCCCGGAGGATCTCCTTCGTGCGATGTGCCGTAGCGGCCTGCGCCGCCATGCGGTCCATGACCTCGAGGTGGGTCGCCACCTCGTTGCGCGCGTCCAGGTAGACGGCTCCGGTCAGGTACTCGCTGTAGACCATGTCCGGCAGTTCGGGCATGGCGAATCGGAACAGCACGAAGGGCCCGTACGTGCCGGGGTGCGGCCCCGAGGAGAACCGGGCGACCTGCAGCGTCACGTTGGGCAGCTTCGTGGCCTCGAGCAGCTTGTCGATCTGAGCACGCATCACCTCCGGGCCGCCGACGGGGCGGCGCAGCGCGGTCTCGTCGAACACGGCCCAGAACCTGGGCGCGTCGGAACGGGTGAGCAGTTCCTGGCGTCGCATGCGCAGCGCGACATGGCGCTCGATGTCCTCGGGGCTGGTCTGGCCGACGGCACCGGACTTGAGCACCCCGCGCGCGTAGTCCTCGGTCTGCAGCAGTCCGGGGACGAAGTGCGGCTCGTAGGAGCGGATGAGCGCGGCGGCGCCCTCCAGGCTGACGTACATCGAGAACCAGCCGGGCAGGATGTCGTGGAAGCGCTGCCACCAGCCGGGCCGGTTGGCGTCCTCGGCCAGCCGCACGAAGGCGTCGGCCTCTTCGTCGCAGACGCCGTACGCCTTCAGCAGAAGCTGGAGGTAGGGGATTTTGAGGGCGACCTCGGCCATCTCCATACGGCGGACCGTGGCGGGGGCGACGCGGAGGATGCGGGCGGCTTCCTCGCGTTTGAGTCCCGCGCGTTCCCGCAGGTCCAGCAGGCGCCGACCGAGCACGACCTGTCCGACGGTCGGCGCGGACCGCGGCTCGCTCATGCTTCCCCTCCCACTGGTGCTTTGGGCAGGAGCCCCGACAGGCAGTGCCGCCAGGGATCCTGACGGCACTGCACGGCTCGCCACGCGGCTCCGCACAGGCCTGCGGCGCCATTCGAAGACCTATTCGAAGACCTGACGGATCCTCGTCGATCTCAACTGGCGCCGCTCAACGTGCTGTTGCGAGCAGTGTGCCACGGCCCTTCACCACGTCACACAGCACTCTGCATTTTTCATAGTGACACTTGCCAAGTGTTCGCGGCGGGGAGATAGTGGCAAGCGTGATTCCGTCCCCGCCCTTAGGAACAGACGCCGCCGTGGGCCTCATCGGTCCCGGTGCCACCACGGGAGCGGGCCCCGACCGGGCCGTTGCCGAGCGCCGGTTCCGCTTCGAACTGGCCGCGCACCCGGGGTCCCCCGCACAGGCCAGACGTCTGACCCGGGCCCGGCTCGCCGGCTGGTCGGTGTGCGAGGACACCTGTGACACGGCGGTTCTGGTCGTCTCCGAGCTGGTCACCAACGCGATCGTGCACACCGCGAGCCACCAGGTCGTCTGCGAGCTGCACGAGGGTGACGGCCTGCTGCGCATAGCCGTGCACGACGAGGGCTGCGCTCCCGGTGAACCCCGTTCTCCGTCCGCGCAGCGGCCGGAGGAGGAACACGGGAGGGGACTTCTCCTCGTCGAGTCGCTGTGCCGGGCGTGGGGTGCGCAGGAGCACGGGACGGGACTCGTCGTGTGGGCGGAACTGCGGCGCGGCGGCGACACGCCACCAGAGGCGTACGGCTCACGCGACGCCCAGGAGGCGCACGGCTGTCGCGACGCTCGCGAGGCGCAGGACTCACGCGACGCCCAGGAGGCGCGCGGCGACCTGGGCTGGGGCGCCCGCCCGAAGCCGGGCCCGGCCCGCGAGCCGGGCGACGAGGACGCCTCCGAGGCCTACCACGGCCACCGCCAGGGGACCCCGCGGACACACCACCGGGACGACCCGAGGACACAGCGCGGAACGGGGGCCGTATGGCTGTGAGCGGCACCTCAGGCTCCGGCCAGGTGCTCAGCCTCGACTCTCTCGTCCGCCTCGGACGCGCCCAGCGCACGCCGGGCACACCCGGCACAGCCGGTGTGCCCCACCCGCCCCGCAGGCTGGTCGTTCCCGAAGGCATGCAGACCCCGCTGGGCTGCGACGCGGTGGCGGTGCCCGCCCGCTTCGGACCGCTGCTGATGCCCCGGCTGCCCCGCGTGGGATGCGTCTACGCCGACGAGACGCACTGGTGGTGGATCGTCCCGTCCGACTCCGACTACGCCCTTCGATGGCCGGCCCCCGCGCACTACGCCACCGGCGCCGTCCTGCCCGACGCCCCGCAGACACGGCCGCCCCGCCTCGTCCACCGGCCGGACGGCACACTCCCCTACACACCGCCGATACCCCTGTACCTGGCACTGTGCCGCGTGGCGGGCGCGACGCCGGCCTGGTCCCGCCCGGTCAGCGCGTAGGGCGACGGCCTGCGCGGCCCGCCGAGGGCCGCCCGAGCCCCTGGCCGGCGTCGGAGCACCAGGCAGGACCACCCGACCCGGTTCTTTCGTCCCCCGCGGCGCGCGCCCGCGCGCTTCGCCCGCCGGGCCGTGCGCCCTGCCCCGAGACGGCCCGCCCGGCCATAGTGGCCGTCCGTCCACGATCGGGGGAGGCCGTCGGTGGGGATGTTGCGCGGGCGCGGCAGCGAGGCGGGGCCGCCCGAGGTGTCGGAGTCGGAGCGGCTGCTCTTCGGCGGCCCGCTGCGCTACGACATGGGCTGGAACCAGCATCACGAGGCCTTCCTCGAGCTGAACTTCCGAGGCATGGTGCGGCGGCTGCCGGGACTGCTCGCCTCCAGCTTCCGGCTCGCCCGGCAGGCCGACCCGCGGGCCACGCGCACCGTGCTGGCCGCCGAGGCGGTCCGGGGCGTCGCCCAGGCGGTGAGCCTGCTCGCCGTGAACAACGTGCTGAGCCGGATGATCGCCGGCGGTGACCTGCAGAACCGGCTGCGCGGTGCCGTTCCCGCGCTGGTCGTCATGGCGGCGGTGATGCTGGTCGGCGCGCTGCTGCGGGCCGCGTCGACGTACGCGACCGGGCGGCTGGAGCCCAAGGTGGAGCGGGTGGCGACCGAGCTGTATCTGGAGCGGGCGGCGGCGGTGGAGCTGTCCGCCATCGAGGACCACGCGTTCCACAAACTGCTGGACACCGCGCAGTACGGCGCCTCCTCGGCCCGCCGGATGATCATGTACGGCACGCGCGTGGTGAACGCGATGATCTCACTGGTCGCGGCGGCCGGCGTACTGACCGTGCTGCATCCGCTGCTGCTCCCCCTTCTGGTGACCATGACGCTGCCGAGCGCCTGGAGCGCGCTGACGAACGCCAGGCGCCGCTACGAGTCCTTCCACATCTGGGTGCAGCACGCCCGCGCGGGACACCTGCTCAGCGGTCTGCTCACCGAGCCGGCGGCCGCCCCGGAGATCCGTGTGCACGGCGTGGGCCCGTTCCTGCTGCACCACTACCGGGAGATGTCGGAGACCGCGGAGGCGGAGCAGGCGCGGCTGGCCCGGCTCGCGGCTCGCACGGGCCTGTTCGCGGCTGCCTGGACGGGGCTGGCGACGGTGGCGACGTACGCGACGCTCGGAGTCCTGCTGCTGACCGGGACGATGGCGCTCGCGGTGGCCGGTACGGCGGTGATCGCGATCCGCACCGGCTCGGCGAGCCTGGACACTCTCGTGCTGGAGATCAACTCCCTGCACGAGGAGGCCCTCTTCGTGGGCGATCTGCAGCGCCTGTACGCCGAGGCGGCCGAGCGGGCGATCCCGGTGGGCGGGGAGGCACTGCCGGAGAACCCGCGGGAGATCCGCTTCGAGAAGGTCACCTTCAGCTATCCGGGTGACTCGGCCCGCCCCGCCCTCGACGACGTCAGCCTGACCATCCCGCTGGGCCGGATCGTGGCGCTCGTCGGCGAGAACGGCTCCGGCAAGACCACCCTGGTGAAGCTGCTCGCCGGCCTGTACGCCCCGGACCGGGGCCGGATCCTGTGGGACGGTGTCGACGCGACGGGAGCGGACCGGCACGCGCTCGCGGAGCGCATCGCGATGGTGGCGCAGGACTTCAAGCGCTGGCCCTTCACGGCGCGGGTCAACGTCGCGGTGGGCCGTTCGTCGGCGCCGCTCACCGAGGAGCGGCTGGCCGCCGCGGTCGCCGACGCCGGCGCCGAGGAGGTGGTCGCGGATCTGCCGCGAGGCCTGGACACCCTGCTGGCACGCAACTTCAGTGGCGGCCACGAGCTGTCCGGCGGCCAGTGGCAGCGGCTCGGCATCGCGCGAGCCGCCTACCGGCGGGGCCGGATCCTGATCGTGGACGAGCCGACGGCGGCCCTCGACGCCCGCGCGGAGGTGGAGGTCTTCGAGCGGATCCGGAGGCTGGCCGACGGCGGCCAGACGGTCGTCCTGATCACCCACCGGCTGGCCTCCGTGCGCCACGCCGATCTGGTGCACGTCCTCGACCAGGGCCGGCTCGTGGAGTCCGGCGCACCGGACGAGCTGCTGGCCACCGGTGGTCTCTACGCCGAGCTGTACGCGCTCCAGGCGGAGCAGTTCGCGGCGAAGGTCCCCGCGCAGGAGGCGGGCTGACGGCACAGGCAAACGCCGTCGTCGTCGCATCCTCCGACGGTCACCGGACAGGGCCACCGCGCCGGCACGGCCCTGCGCGAACATGCCACCGCGCCGGCACGACACCGCACAGACACGGCACAGCACGGACACGGCACCCTGCGGTGCGTGGTGTGGTGACGCGTGCGGGTCAGGCACGCACGCGTGAGTCACGCCGTGGCGTCACCGCCGGCCTCGCCGCTGCGGACGATCACCAGGAACGTATCCGTCGCGAGGTCCATCACGACCTCCGCGGGCAGGCCCTCCAGACGCCGCGCATGCGCGAACTCCTCCGCCGGCCACGACCCGCGCGGACCGCCGGCGGGAAAGCGTTCGAGCACCGTTCGCCCGTTCACCCTGCACCTCCATGTAGCGCTGTACTCGTAGAGTTAAACGCCAAGCATGGGGTGAAGGACCCGCTGGTGGCGGGACTGAGACGTACTTGACACGCCCATCACCCGAAAAGTGAGGATCGCGTCACAGTTTCGGCCCGGTCGGGCACGGTGCGCGTCAACCCGTACACCCTGCGTATTCACTCTTCTTGCTGTCACCACTTGCTTCACACCCCGCGCGCCGAGCGGGTCCGGCCGTGCGTGCCCGGCCATACGCGCCGGGCCGGGCACGACGCCGCGGACGCCGTCCTTCCGCGTTCCGGGAAGTGTCCGCCGCCGCCAACTCGGGCTCATGGGGCGCGCGTTGTCCTACCGTAGGACCATGGCGCTGCATCACCACAGTGACTGTCCGTGGCGGGTGAGGGTGGACGACGAGCAGGGAAACCCATGCGGTGCCGGGGTGCTCCTGGACGACTGGCACGTCCTGACCTGCGCACATGTCGTCCGTTTCGCCGGCGCGGAGCCCGGGGGACCAGCGGCCCGCGTACGCATCAGCAGCGTCGCCTGCCGCCCCGAGTGGACGCGCACCGCGCGGGTCGCCCCGGGTTCGTGGGTGCACGAGAACGGCACCCGGCGTGGTGACGTGGCACTGCTGGAACTCGACGAGTCGGCCGGGTGCGGCACCCGGACCACGCTGTGGAAGGTGCCCATCTCCGGTGGCACCGTGCGCGTGTACGGCTTTCCCCAGGCCGAACCGTACGGTATCGGGACAGACGCGGAGCTGGCGGGCTCCGGCGGCCGTCAGGGTGAGTGGGGCCTGCTGAAACAGCTGCGAGCGGGCGATCCGTGGATCGAGGAGGGTTACTCGGGCGCGGGTGTGGTGGCGCTGGACGGCAGGTTCGAAGGCCGGGTCATCGGGATGGTGGTGGCCGACTTCGTCAACGGTGACGCCCGCGCGGCCTGGATGCTGCCGACCGAGACGGTGCTGACGTACCTGCCGCAGATCAGGGAGTTCACCGGAGGCGACCGCACCGACGAACTCGCGCCGTCCGCAGGCGAGTTGCCCGGTGACGTGCTCGGTGACCCGCTGCGGCTCGCCCTGACCCGGGAGCTCACCCGGCTGCTCGACGACGGCTGGGCGGGCACCGTCGTCGTACGGACGAGCGGCTCGACCGGGGTGGGCGACTCCTGGCTGGTGCGCCTGGTGCGCACGGCCGATCCGGCGGCCCGGGCGACCGTCTCCGACGAGGAGCTCACCCGCGCACCCGGTGACACGGTCCTCAGGCTCGGGTCCATCGACGCGGCCTACGACGCCCGCGGCAGGACCGTCGCCGAGGTGCGCGACTACCTGGCCGGCAGGTTCGGCCTCGAGGGTGGATCCGTCGAGGCCGTGGTGGGACAGCTGCTGCACCGCACCCCGCCCGCCTGTCTGGTGGTGGGCAGCGTCGACCTGGCCGACGATCCGGATGCTCTCGTCCGGGAACTGCTGGGGCCGCTGGCCTTCCGTGCCCGCTCCCGCGGACTGCGTCTCGTCCTCGGCTTCGTCAACCGGCCACCGGGCGACCTCCCCCACGAGGTCTCCCTCGACCCGGAACCGCTCATCGGGGCCACCACCGGACGGGTGACCTCCGCCGAGGCCCAGGCCGCCGTCGGGCAGCTCGCCGCCGAGGAGGAAGCGGCGGCGCGGCTGCAGGAGGAGAAGGCATGGCAGTACTTCCGCGCGCCCCGGCTGCCGCAGGCC encodes:
- a CDS encoding methyltransferase domain-containing protein, whose amino-acid sequence is MAHSDGYLLDNRQDEAGERFDAFTTLFDPTTFRHLEGLGVGPGWRCWEVGAGGTSVVSWLAERVGPGGRVVATDIDTSRVAGAGRPPVEVRVHDVAADEPPGEDFDLVHARLVLVHVPDRAKALLSMIKALRPGGLLLLEDADPALQPLPCPDEHGAEEELANRLRRGFRRLLADRGADLSYGRKLPRLLRESGLLHVAADAYFPLASAACAALESATVRQIRDQLVTAGLATDEEIDRHLANVASGTMDLATAPMISAWGYKA
- the corA gene encoding magnesium/cobalt transporter CorA, which encodes MSMAGNLRKVTGLDKVGGLRNMARLGRRRRRVDLSHPARSPLGSSVVNCVTYRDGVRVPEPGTLVDAVTRVRKNRADFVWLGLHEPTDQEFAGIAELFDLHPLAVEDAVEAHQRPKLERYGETLFAVFKTVCYVEHEELTATSEVVNTGEIMVFVGEDFVITVRHGRHGSLGPLREELESRPQQLAKGPAAVLHAIADHVVDDYLSVTDSVQADIDQVESDVFSENGSRTDPGRIYQLKRELLELKRAVVPLGRPVEDLATRPIRVVDPEIQAYFRDVLDHLMRAKEQTAAFDELLNSILQAHLAQVTVAQNEDMRKITAWAAVIAVPTMVCGVYGMNFDYMPELHWRFGYPLVIGVITAACVVLYRGFRRNGWL
- a CDS encoding uridine kinase, with the protein product MRLEAITWERLADLLAERLLDLEPGDGGPWARIAFDGAPAARPGDLAERVAEALRLRGRPSLVVGAEGFLRPASLRLEHGRRDPESYYNGWLDTGALWREVFGPLEPGGDGRVLPDLWDPVTDRATRSSYVDLPSGGLLLLHGPFLLRHWFPFDLTVHLLLSAGALRRRTPEAEHWTLPAFERYETETDPAGSADVLVRADDPRHPAWRS
- a CDS encoding DUF2293 domain-containing protein codes for the protein MAPLSTPPRRTGLVVIQPLRRRHCAECCRGPLPLLVFEEGAPRCLDCADLGHLVFLPRGDTALTRRSREESTLSAVVVRFNRRKSRYERQGVLVEEEALARAEERCLADAEARRRRRARDARRRAAEDVRFADAFAAEIRRLFPGCPDDRARAIAAHASLRGSGRVGRSAAGRALSEGAVTSAVVASVRHLDTPYDRLLMGGVARHEARRRTAARVDTVLRAWREPGAGAC
- a CDS encoding anthrone oxygenase family protein, producing MIGEPYVALTVLGVLGTGLVAGVFCGFSTFVMRGLAALPPAQGVAAMNAINAAAVGPAFMIVFTGTAVVCAVIAVVTFVLWPNQATVELLLGSALYLFGSFGLTLVTNVPRNEALFRLDPGTPEAVAYWPTYVREWTMWNHIRAVASAAAALSYVLALT
- a CDS encoding glutamate synthase subunit beta; translation: MADPKGFMTTPRREWPRRPVEERVRDWNEVYVPGALLPIISKQADRCMDCGIPFCHDACPLGNLIPDWNDLVSREDWRAASDRLHATNNFPEFTGRLCPAPCEAGCVLAINQPAVTIKNVECAIADRAWEEGFLPPQPPDRLSGRTVAVIGSGPTGLAAAQQLTRAGHTVAVYEKDDRLGGLMRYGIPAFKMEKHHLERRLEQMRAEGTKFRTAAAVGRDVGAAELRTRYDAVVIATGAAAWRELPVPGRELAGIHQAMEYLPLANRVCEGDIEASPISAAGRHVVIVGGGDTGADCLGTAVREGAASVTQLDIYAQPEAERNEDTEPWPTYPKIYRLSAAHQEAGHLRTAPAADADARLFAASTLHFTGDADGHVRSLHLVEVDARRRPLPGTGRTLPADLVLLALGFSGPDRRDGLIDQLGLELAPRGTILRDAGFATNVPGVFAAGDAARGQSLIVWAIAEGRAVAAAVDRFLTGRSRLPAPIGPYDRPMTV
- a CDS encoding SAM-dependent methyltransferase; amino-acid sequence: MTGQDTDHNTDHNAVQVDTSKPHPARMYDWYLGGKDNYPVDEAMGRQMLALDPRVPVMAKVNRAFMHRATRWLAGHGVRQFLDIGTGIPTEPNLHQVAQEVAPDARVVYCDNDPIVLAHAAALLRSTPEGVTEYLQADVRDPAAILDGAGKVLDFTRPVALSLVALLHFVSDEEGAHDLVARLLAELPSGSYLMMTHATADFTPQESAAATEKLKAAGVTLALRSREEFAHFFDGLELVEPGVEVVHHWHPELGEPVPGQDDGVIPGYGAVARKP
- a CDS encoding DUF397 domain-containing protein is translated as MDRITSQPRPRIRGQRIYNGMPARELGSEGWHKPWSGGNGGNCLEAMKLADGRIAVRQSTDPDGPALIYTTDEMTAFIEGAKAGEADFLLS